From the genome of Candidatus Eisenbacteria bacterium:
CTGCTGCGCAAACTCCCGGCCGCGACCGCGTTCCTCCACGAGCCGGGCGGCCAGGGCGGTGACATGGCCCGCATGGGCCGCGCGTTCACGTCGCTGCAGGGCCACGAGCTGTGGCGGAAGGTCGTCGGCCTCGTCGGCTTCGGTGCGGTCGGCCAGGGCGTCACGAAGCGGCTCCTCGCGTTCGGCGCCCGCGTGCTCGTGCACGACCCGTACGTCGCCGCCGGCGACGTGCAGGCCGCCGGCGCCGAGCCGGTCGGATTCGAGGATCTGCTCGGCCGCAGCGACATCGTGAGCCTGCATGCCGCCGTCACCGACGCGACGACCGGCATGATCGGTGCCGCCGAGTTCGCCCGTATGCGGAGAGGCGTCCACTTCGTGAACACCGCTCGCGCGGCGCTGGTCGACGAGGCGGCGCTCGTCGCTGCGCTCGAGTCGGGACAGGTGGCGGGCGCGGCGCTCGACGTCTTTGCCACCGAGCCGCCGGCTTCCGACGATCCACTCGTCGTGCGCGACGACGTCATCGTCACGCCGCACGTCGGTGGCAACACCGCCGAGGTGGCGGCCCATCAGGGCGCAATCGTGGCGGAGGACCTCGCACGCTTGCTCCGTGGAGAGACGCCTCGACATGCCCTCGATCCCTCGATGCTGCGCAACTTCGATTGGGCCCGGGCGAGGCCCGTGCCGGACGAGGCGACCCTCGCCCGGCTCGCCGCGGGGCCCGCCCCCGCCGTCTCCGACCTCCAGCGCCGGCCCACCTCGGCACCCACCACGGCTACCGCGTCTCCGTCCCACCCAGACGCGCGCGGGCCGGCCGGCCCCCTGCCCTCGCCCGCCGCGACGGCGCCCGCGGAGATCGTCGAGCGCATGACCCGGATCCTGCGCGGCTTCCTCTCGCGGATCACGAGCGATGCGGGCCTGCGCGAGTTCGCGGCCGGCAAGAACGTCACGCTGCGCTTCGCGCTGCCCGACCTCGCCACGCGCTTCCATCTCCGTCTTCGCGATGGCGTGGTCTCCGCCGAGCTGGGCGATCCCGACACCCGCGCCGACGTCGAGCTCACCATGCGCGCCGAGATTCTCGACGGCATGTTCACCGGCGCGCTGAACCCGATGCAGGCCGCGACGAGCGGGCGACTCTCGTTTCGCGGCGACACGATGAAGGCGATGACACTCCAGCAACTCCAAGAGCCGCTCTCCCGCCACTATCGGGAGGCGCGTGGAGAAGCCGGTGGACCCGGAGATCTCGCCGCGCTCGCCGCGAGCGCGGGGGCTGCCAAGCGAGCGCCGGCCGCGCCCCCCGCCTCGGCGGGCGACGTGCGCGAGGAGCTCTTACGAGTGGTGAACGAGCTCTATGCCTCGGAGCTCATCACGGCCACGGGCGGCAACGTGAGTGTCCGGGTCCCGGACCGCGACGAGATCTGGATCACACCGAGCCAGACGTTCAAGGGCGAGCTCCGGCCCGAAATGCTGGTCCGCCTCGACCTGGACGGCAACCCGCTCGACCCCAACGCCTTGTCGCCGTCGAGCGAGCGCCTCATGCACTGCGCGATCTATCGGGCGCGTCCGGAAGCGCGCGCAGTGGTTCACGCGCACGCACCGCACGCGACCATCCTCGTGGACACCGGGCTGCCGTTCCCGCCGATCTCTACCGAGGCCGCCTTCTTCGGCGACATCCCGCGCGTGCCCTTCATCATGCCGGGCACCGACGAGCTCGCCCGTGCCGTCGGCGAGGCCGCGCGCACGAGTCCCGCGGTGCTCATGCAGAACCACGGGCTCATCGTCGCAGGCCGGAGCCTGCGCCGGGCGGCCGACATGGTCGAGATCATCGACCGCTCGGCCGAGATCATCATTGGCTGCTACGCGGTCGGAAAGCCGCCGTCGCTGCTGCCGGACGAGGTCGTCCGCATGCTCCGGCGGCTGGGCGACCTCATGGCCTGAGCGCGAACACCCTGCGGAGCGGAACCTCGCGTCCGACCGCCGGTCGCAATGCGGACCGATGCCCTGGAACGACATGTACTACCCGCCCGCGATGGAGCACCTGGCGCCACCCGTGCGTCGAAAGGCCATCGAGATCGCCAACGCCCTGCTCGCGAACGGGCATGAAGAGGGCTTCGCGATCCGCGTCGCCATCGCGCGCGCGAAGGGGTGGGCGCGGCGACGTCGAATCGATCCGATCGGGTGAGCCATTTCCCGATCCTGAGATCCGCGGCCGCTCGGCCCTCTCGCTCGTGGCAACCTCGCCCGGCGTACGCGACCGCTCGTGTGCGCTCCCGGGAGAGACCCCACCATTCTTCGGCGCCCCGAGCCCGACCGGGTCCGCGGATCACCGAGCAGGCACTTCCAGTAGCCTGGCACGTGGGATGCTGGTGAACGGCATGCAAGCTCCCCTCGAGATCACCTTCCGCAACATGCCGCCCTCCCCTGCCATCGAGTCCGCCATCCGCGACAAGGCCGAGAAGCTGGAGGGGTTCTACGATCGTATCACCAGCGCGCGCGTCGTCGTCGAGACGCCGCATCGGCAGCATCGCAAGGGGAAGCTGTTCCACGTCCGCATCGACCTGCGGGTCCCCGGGCAGGAGCTCGTCGTGAGCCGCGAACCCCCCGCACACCATGCACACGAGGACGTGTACGTCGCGATACGAGACGCCTTCGACGGCGCCAAGCGCCAGCTCGAAGACTACGCGCGCAAGATGCGTGGCGCCCTCAAGACGCACGAGGGGCCACCCGAGGGCCGGGTCGCGCAGCTCCATGCCGGCGACGGCTATGGCTTCATCGAGACCCCGGACGGGCGCGAGGTCTACTTCCATCGGCACAGCGTCGTCGACGGCGACTTCGATCGGCTCCGTGTCGGCGATCATGTTCGTTACAACGAGGAGGCGGGGGAGAACGGCCCGCAGGCGAGCACGGTGCACCTGACGGGTGTCCCGTTCACCAGCAAGAAGCGGCGGAGCTGACCGGGGCGCCGATTCAACGCAAGCGGAGAACCGGACCTTGTCGTCGGCGCCGGACCGGGTGTAAGGGCGGGGCATGCGCGCCGCCGTACTCGAAGCCCTCGAAAAGCCCTTCGTCGTTCGCGACGTCCCCACCCCACCGCTGCTGCCGAACGGCGTGATTCTTCGCGTCGAGGCGAACGGGATCTGCCGGAGCGACTGGCACATCTGGAAGGGGGACTGGTCGTGGGTCGGCGTGGTGCCCCAGCTACCGGCGGTGATCGGCCACGAATTCGTCGGCGTGGTCGAGGAAGTCGGGGCCGACGTGACGCGCTGGCACAAGGGCGACCGCGTGATCGTGCCGTTCAGCGGCGGCGAGGGCACGTGCGAGTGGTGTCGCAACGGACACCACAACATGTGCGACACGCCGATCCTGCCGGGCCTCGCGTTCGGCGGCGGCTACGGCCGCTACTCGTCGGTCCCGTACGCCGACGTGAACCTCGTCCGCCTGCCCGAGAGCGTCGGCTTCGTCGAGGCCGCCAGCATGGGCTGCCGCTTCATGACCTCGTTCCACGGCATCGTCGACCAGGCACAGGTGCACCCCGGCGAGTGGGTCGCGGTGCACGGGTGCGGCGGTATCGGGCTCTCGGGCGTCCAGATCGCGGCGGCGCTCGGCGCACGCGTCATCGCGGTCGACGTCGCCGACGACAAGCTCGCCTTCGCGAAGGAGCTGGGCGCCGAAGCGACCGTCAACGCCGCGAAGGACGACGTCGCCAGCGCGATCGCGACCCTCACCGGCGGCGGCGCGCACGTCTCGATCGACGCGCTCGGCATCGCCACCACCTGCCTCAACTCGATCCTCTGTCTGCGCAAGCGCGGCCGCCACCTGCAGATCGGTCTCACGACCCAGGCCGAGAAGGGCATGATCGCCCTCCCGATCGACGTGATGGTCTTCAAGGAGCTCCAGATCATCGCCTCCTTCGGAATGCAGGCGCCACACTTCGCGGCGATGCTGGCGATGGTCGAGGGAAAGAAGCTCGATCCGGGCAAGCTCGTGTCGCGCACGGTGGGTCTCGAAGACGTGACCAGCGTCGTCGAATCGATGGGCTCGTACGGCACGAGCGGCGTGACCGTGATCGCGCGGTACTGACGCGCCCCAGACGCCCCTTCCTCCCCTGGGGTGACACCGACGGCGGCACGGTGTTGCCGCTGTCCGGCCGTCGACGGTAAACCGCTCGCATGAGCGCACCGCTCGCCGGTCGGACAGCCGTCGTTACGGGGGCCGGACGCGGCATCGGCCGTGCGACGGCCACCATGCTGGCGGAGCTCGGCGCAGCCGTCGTCGTGAACGACCTCGGCACGACCACCGACGGTGTGGGCTCGGACGAGGGACCGGCGAGGGAGGCCGTGCGCGAAATCGAAGCCGCGGGTGGACGCGCGATCGCGTCCACCGCGTCGGTCACGGACTTCGCCGCGGTCGACCGCATGATGACCGACGCGGTCGCGCGCTTCGGCGGGATCGACATCGTCGTGAACAACGCGGGGCT
Proteins encoded in this window:
- a CDS encoding NAD(P)-dependent oxidoreductase, with product MSSPADAAPRSRPRILVTADMGDEALDALRALGEVEYESFRTHMRLLAGAELVTALRGFHVFVTEIDVVDVEALRQVPDLRVVVSCRGQAVNIDVAACTAFGVPVLHAPGRNADAVADLTLAFMLMLLRKLPAATAFLHEPGGQGGDMARMGRAFTSLQGHELWRKVVGLVGFGAVGQGVTKRLLAFGARVLVHDPYVAAGDVQAAGAEPVGFEDLLGRSDIVSLHAAVTDATTGMIGAAEFARMRRGVHFVNTARAALVDEAALVAALESGQVAGAALDVFATEPPASDDPLVVRDDVIVTPHVGGNTAEVAAHQGAIVAEDLARLLRGETPRHALDPSMLRNFDWARARPVPDEATLARLAAGPAPAVSDLQRRPTSAPTTATASPSHPDARGPAGPLPSPAATAPAEIVERMTRILRGFLSRITSDAGLREFAAGKNVTLRFALPDLATRFHLRLRDGVVSAELGDPDTRADVELTMRAEILDGMFTGALNPMQAATSGRLSFRGDTMKAMTLQQLQEPLSRHYREARGEAGGPGDLAALAASAGAAKRAPAAPPASAGDVREELLRVVNELYASELITATGGNVSVRVPDRDEIWITPSQTFKGELRPEMLVRLDLDGNPLDPNALSPSSERLMHCAIYRARPEARAVVHAHAPHATILVDTGLPFPPISTEAAFFGDIPRVPFIMPGTDELARAVGEAARTSPAVLMQNHGLIVAGRSLRRAADMVEIIDRSAEIIIGCYAVGKPPSLLPDEVVRMLRRLGDLMA
- a CDS encoding HPF/RaiA family ribosome-associated protein; the protein is MQAPLEITFRNMPPSPAIESAIRDKAEKLEGFYDRITSARVVVETPHRQHRKGKLFHVRIDLRVPGQELVVSREPPAHHAHEDVYVAIRDAFDGAKRQLEDYARKMRGALKTHEGPPEGRVAQLHAGDGYGFIETPDGREVYFHRHSVVDGDFDRLRVGDHVRYNEEAGENGPQASTVHLTGVPFTSKKRRS
- a CDS encoding zinc-dependent alcohol dehydrogenase family protein, which encodes MRAAVLEALEKPFVVRDVPTPPLLPNGVILRVEANGICRSDWHIWKGDWSWVGVVPQLPAVIGHEFVGVVEEVGADVTRWHKGDRVIVPFSGGEGTCEWCRNGHHNMCDTPILPGLAFGGGYGRYSSVPYADVNLVRLPESVGFVEAASMGCRFMTSFHGIVDQAQVHPGEWVAVHGCGGIGLSGVQIAAALGARVIAVDVADDKLAFAKELGAEATVNAAKDDVASAIATLTGGGAHVSIDALGIATTCLNSILCLRKRGRHLQIGLTTQAEKGMIALPIDVMVFKELQIIASFGMQAPHFAAMLAMVEGKKLDPGKLVSRTVGLEDVTSVVESMGSYGTSGVTVIARY